The window AACAGATTTTGTTGATAGAAAGTGTGTCTTGCCACTATGGGGCAATGAAGAAGAGTCatattttgcagtttcatgTTTGGTTAGGTGTGCTTGCTGTGCCCGTAAACAGatgacagtgtttttgtctggagaagagcagaaaaaaaaaaaaaaaaaaaaaaaaaatccacaaaagtCTGGTCAGACAAAAAGGtgcttcaattcaattcaattcaattttatttgtatagtgccaaatcacaatacaatcatctcaaggcactttacaaaaaacaaaatccaacaaatcccttatgagcagcacttggagacactggagaggaaaaactccctttaatggaagaaaaaacctccagcagaaccaggctcattctgggcggccatctgcctcgaccggttggggtgagtggatagaggagaacagcaacaataaacaacaaataaacactgcaggttgatggggccagtaactgcacgtCAGCagtatacagctccaggaccagggacacctgcagaaggtacagagagagagagagagagagagagggagagagcacaaactagggaagagagagagcacacagCTTCAGAGGCAGTTCTCCCAAAAACTGTTCTATAATTACACTAAAATCTGAAACTgacacaaattaaataaaacaggtGACACCACTGCTCAGATATGACAGTAatggtaaaatatttaaaaaagtagTAGTTGTCTTAGTGATTTTGTAATACAAAGCAGTGCTTTTTCGAAGTACACTGGTGACTTACTAGtttcatttcctgtgttttctaGGAAAAAGCTTGAAAAGTGGTCCAATCAGTGACTGTAATGTGGGACTTCCAACAGTTTAATTACCAGCAAGACAGAGGTAGTAATCGTGATGTTGCAAGGGCTTGTTTTGTTCCCATCTCTGGCAACTGTCATGACATTTAATTATTGTGTACCTAGAACATTTTGTTAACATGCCTATATGACTGCAGTTAATACTACTATGATATGGTTCATTGTTAGTATTGGTAATGGTATCATAAAAATTATCTGATAAAAGTCTAAGCTTTCCTGATTTGTAATTGTAAAATCAGTTCTAAAATCACAGTCAAAGCAAGTGGGTACCCAATTCTGAACAAGAAACTTGCAAACATGTGGAAAGCAAAGAGGCAAAGTTTATCTTAACTTGCCATTAAAAGGTTAATTTTGAGAATTGTTCCtctaaaaatcacaaatatgtCCAAAATGATATAAACCAGAGGATCAAATAAACCTTCTAAATGACGGTAAGACCAGCAGTGCTgatcacacacagaaactagCTGATAATAGGCAAAATAATGCAGATAACTCCAATACAGAATCCACCTAGAGTTTCACATTTTTGTATacacattttcagacacaaaGCCAGAGAGACggggaaaaaagaaatttaacaaTGTaagatatttaaaacaaaaaagtgaccATAATGGAAATCACTGAGACAGACCACCTTCCATACTGGGCACAGTTTTTGTTATGGAAAAGTAAAGTTAAGTATACATCaatcaacaataacaataatcaaCATTATTACCACCTGATTCATACTGCATACCTGCCTGGCCTCAATGTGGCAAATGGTTGAGACTGCATCTTCAGTGAACCCGTTTGCTTCCATAGTTACACGGTAactatttgaaaaacaaatggaaaaggagtgaaaactgtgGTCATAGAGAGAAATGAGATAATATCTTTTTTCAGAGAGACATTCAACAGCTTCCCCACTCTGGTTGTGATGGCACCACTGTTGATATGGAATGTACAGTATTCCTGTTTTACAATAATTAAACATTGAAAcaaaaaggaatattttgaacatgatgaaatttgaaagtttaatcTACAGTAGGTCAACCTCatcatcagtgagccttggCCACCAAAGACCCTATTCACTGTTGATCTTTTTGTAGGTATTTTTTTCACATAGGGCCAGGCAGGTTTGGACAGCTTGAAatcatcattttaaaactgcattttgtattttagttaTCTTTGTGCAATATTAAAATGTGCTCAATGATTTGAAATAAGTGTGAAAtttatgcaaaaatataaaaatataaataaatcaggGGGAAAATACTTTTTCCAGCACTGTGGGTCCCTACGCTTACCCATTTTTACTGCCTCAACATTTCAGACtgaatgttcacctgctgcctaATATACCACACATTCACTGACAGGTGTCATTGTACTGAGATAATCACTATTAAGATGTTTGGCATGCTCAAATCCACCCTGTTAGATCATAGGACAAGCAAGACAAATGCCAGCCCCATCCAAACCAACCCATCACCTATGGAGTTATTCAGTTTTTGTAGGAGTTATTTATTGTGTGGGTGGACTAATATTAAATATCTTGTTGTGGAGATAATAAAAAGCCATACCAGTAACAGCAACACGGCTGAATCTCGACAAAGACCTCAGTGACTTTTGTCACCGCACTCCTCTGCCACTCAAAGCCCCACCCTGACACTTCATTTAGTTCTCCATCAACCCAACTACCCAACACATAAGAGACAACCACAGTTGAGTTGAAAGTGGTCTTGTCACACCTCTCACCAAGATCACACCCACCTTTAGCACCACAGGAAGTGGCCAGCAAAACTGCTCACCAGCATCATCCGTGTTACATCATCCTAAAAGACAGtgaggctgaagaaaagaagtGACAAGGGCAGGAGAGAGAAGTGAgacagaagaaaggaaaaggagaagcaagtagatcaaaacaaaaactacaaggAGGGCCACTGTACAAGGTGCAGAAACCTTACACTAACTGAGGCAGATGATTGGGCACAGTACAAGTTTTGCCAACTGCAGTTTCACCTCATCTATCAAAAACCATGTGGCAAACCGCTGTGccacaaatatattttcaaataaaataaaccagacaTTCATGTTATTGAAATACAAATCAAAAAACTGTCTTGGTTTTACCTGTATGGGATATCATCAATTGAAATCTACACATATCCAGATTTATTTGTTTGGCTACAGTAAACCAAAACACCTCTCTCCAATGACCAGTCCCAAACATGTTCAATCAAACGTGTTTTGTCTCACAAGACCCTCCCCCAGACAGGAGACAAGCAATCATTCTTGTGTGTgcaacacaaaatattaaatttaacatAGCAGGTGtccaaaacatgaacaaaaagtACACAAGAGCTGAGCACACACAACACTATTTCTCCACTGGTGGGGAAAAGAAAAGCACCATTTCATCTATAGGTCAATGGAAGTGTAATaatcagtaaaacatttctcCATCATGAGGCACAATACAATATACAGTTTTCAAAGGAGTTAGAGCAAATACCCAGAACTTTATAAGCTAAAGTCCAAATGTGAGCAGGATAACCAAAAAGCTAAACACCCAACACACTGACCTGAAGCTTgagaacaaacatgaacatggacaCTGACCAGACATCCATAAGAGAAAAAGATTCCAGGAACGTTGGCTGCAAGTGATAAACTCAGTCCGGTAAAATATGGAGCATGAACACAGCCAAGAATGCAGGAAGAGCCCACTGACAATTTCAACATGGCTATCAGTGTCTGTTAGCTGCTGAGCTAGAGGCTGCCTCAAAAGGCTAACATGACACAGGTGAGTATAATCAGGGCAGGTAATGAGTTAGACTGGGACAAAGGACGAACCTAAAAGCATAGgtgcatcaaaataaaagcctggaCCAGGAAGTTGTCTTGAGTCATTGGATTTCTGGATTGGTTCACTGTGTCCTAAAACAAGTCAGCAGTAGTCCCCTGACCTTAACCAAGTGCTTATTTTTGTAACCATAACAACACAGCGAAGGCCCTTAATTTTAACCGCAAGCAAAAACATGCTTGTTTTTAACCCtagcagcagcattttgagTGAAAGTGCAATATAAACATTTCCTCACTTTGAGTCAGAAAATGCTTAGCAAATCACTTGTAGAAACATATTCGTGCAGTAACAAGACCAATGCAATGCTTGATTTATCACTGGATTTCATAATTTCCTGCCCCCTTCCCCCCATTGCTGTATTTTTCCACTTCGCAAATCTTATACCAGGgagaaaaacatgcacacaaacagatgtacagaaacaatttttttaatatgctacatcatgtaaatataaaagtatCAGCAAAATAGCCTCTCACATATAAAATTTTAACATTACATAACCAAAAATAACCTACATAGacaaatatattacaaaaaggacaaaaaactACATCATTACAAAAAAGTATATTACTCTGTAGTCAAATTTGCatcttttatgttttctgtttttgggtaaaaccaaaagcaaacattttcatttcagtgctaAGTGACAAAAATATTGGCAATGCTAGAAAAGTGTGCTCCAGTCTTGCCCTTTTCCAATATTGTCAAAGCTGAATGTGAGGTACCAATATTGAAAATAGCTTTTGGATGAAGCTCGcctttacaaatatttacagtaaagctTTGCATCTAAGAAAtagtgaaaaaaatatgaatccAGTAAAATGCTACATTGCAATTCACTTATTTACTCAGCATTGAATTTGGATATCAAAACATTCCTGTAAGAAAGAATAAAAGCCATTTACAGAGGGTTTTGTGTGACAAATTCCCCTGTGATACTGTGATCACACAGAATCTGTAGTATTGTGTGTCCTCTGGTGgcatttggttttgtttggtgcagtgtttctgtgatacatttatgtttaaatcTGATGTAAGCAGTTGCTGAATAAGAAATATGTGAATAATGCTTCATTTGTGCTACACATTCTTGTTATTGGTTTgtagtttttcaaatttcaacATACCTGATTCAAGATTCCCTTTTTAATCACAGTTAAAACAGAATAGAGTTGCGGAACAGAAGGAGGGTTTGTGCTATACCTGTGCCCTGTCGttcatatattgtatattttcaCTCACTGTACACATGCACCAAGAAACTAAAAGTCATACAGCGTGAAACAATACCCAAGGGAAGACACAACCACAGGTTTATGCCTTATATTATTATTCCTGAGTACATGTGATTTTCCTAAGAGATAAAATCTCCTTGTAAATGtcaacacagtaaaaaaaacatgaacagaaaaaaactataatacaactaaataaatatagattactcatttttttaaaaaaaagtaataagtTAAAGCACAAAAATTAAACACTTCTCTACCTGAGcgcaaagacaaaaaaaaaaaaaaattcacagctTAGCAACACCGCCCTCTGCTAATTTTTTAAACTGAGTTTTAAGTGCAATCATCGAACACCTGTTCCCAGTCTTTGGAATGCTCTTCTTTTGGTGCTGTGTTCATTGGATAATGAAAGTTTATATTCCCTGTTATACTCATTGTGCTTAAAATAGAGAGTATTATTTGGTGGAATCTGTAGCTGTTAATGATACGTCATATCTTCACTTTTTACTTCCCCTGTTGCGGTTCCTCCTCACTGCCCTTCTGTCTTCACCGTTGGCCGTTTGTGGAGGTGAACGACGCTTGCTCTCTCCTGATAGGCCTGTGGAGGTACAGCTGGTCCAGCTGATTGGGCCATAGGTATTAATGGTGCATTAGCGGCTGCAGTCAAAGTTTTCAGTAGTATGGATGCCTCCTTCTTGTCCTCTTTCCCTTCACCGTCCAGGGTGCGAGCCAACCAATGCTCAACAGCTTCCTCCACTTGTGGTCCCAATGCCGTTTCTGTGAGTGTTTCAGCCTCCTGGCTGGCATCAAACTGCTCCACCATCTCTTTCATGTGCACCTTGACAGGAGAGTTGGATTTAATCAGGCAGCGGCTGTGCTGGTGAATGCGAAGGGAGAATTGATGGAAGAAAGCCTGGGTGCAGAGCTCGCAGCGGTAAGGGCGGTCACGGCTGCTGTGGAGGCGGCGATGCAGTTTGAGGTGAATGTATTGGGTGAACTTGGTGCTGCACAGTTTGCACTGGTAAGGTTTTTCCCCAGAGTGGAGTCGAAGGTGTGTTTTCAAGTTGCTGGTGCTACTGAAGCGTTTGTGACACACCTGGAAAACATTCAACAAAAAGATCAAGTATTCTGTGAGCAACATTCACATGACTGTCAACACCTTTAGACAATTGTATGGATTGTGTTTTGGAATATTCTGGAAAAACTGAGCAGTACAGTATGATGTATGACATCTTGATGTTATTAATAGTGTAGTATCAGGTTGGACCATGTTATTCCAGTTCTCTGGAGTGGCCGCATACTTAAAATAAGAAGGATTATGATTCTTTCTTTGTTAGACCAGTTCTGTCCAGCTCTCACTATTCACACCCACAGAGTCACATTAGGCAAGGCAACAAAGGAAGATGTTATTACATGAAAAAGTGGGTAGTGGCTTAATGAAAATCAAACACACCGCATAACCAGAAAGTTATGTGAGTGAGAGagtatcgtgtgtgtgtgtgtgtgtgtgtgcagtgtgttactcattttactttttccatCAAAGGTatggtggcatgcctttttgTGGCTTGTAAGAAGCTTGTAAAGTGTGTATGACTTTCAACATACCTGACATTCATGCGGTTTCTCCCCCGTATGGACAAGGTGATGTTTCTGGAGATGGGCCAGCTGAGTAAAGCTCTTTTTACATAAATTACACTGGAATGGTCTCTCACCGCTGTGCACTCGGAGATGAACCTATCATAGAAAAACAAAGGTTACCAGTCGAATTTTTGGTGTCTAAAGATCTCAGTCTACAAAAGTAGATCATAATTATACACGAAAGTAAATCAAGCCGTTACCTTCAGATTTGACAGCTGTCCAAAAGTCTTTGAGCAGATATTACATTCATACTTAATCTTCCCATTCTGCTTCTTCAGTGGGTAAGGGAGAGATTTGTGGCCAGGGCCGTTGCGTGGTGCAATGTGGCTTTTGGTTGTAGCCAGACTTAAATTCATGGCCTCCTCACAGGCAGACAGTGCCTGCTCAGGACACTGGTGCTGGCTGTTGGGCTTGAGGAGAGGGGAGAGCTCTGGGGTGGCCGGGGTACCTCGAGGGGGTGACATATTTGGTGTTAGTTCTTTCAGACCTCCCTGTGGAGACGGAGGGTAGGGGAGAGACACTGGAAGTAGATTAGGGGGGTAAGGGAGTCCCTCTGGGCCCACGTAGCTGTTATATTGAAGGGATCCTCTTGAAGGCAGCATCCCTGGAAAGGGAGGGGAGTATGAGGGGAGAAGAAGGCGAGGGTAGTGTGGGCTGTAGGGAGGGAGAAGCTGGTAATTAGGATGGAGGGGTCTGGTCTGGGGGTACAAAGGATAAGATGACACCAGCCCATCTCTGTGTCCATAGAGGCCGTGGAGGTGAAGGGGAAGATTTCCGTGTGGAGATGGGAGTGCAGTGTGGTGATCTGGTAAATATGGGTAATTCAAGCCCAGGCTAGGTTCTCTGTGTTCAGGATGAGGGGAAGAAATGGTACCCTGGTCCTCTGGATTCTtatctctcttctccttctcaaccTTTTTGCTGAAGTCCATGATCTGGTCATCAGGCGTGTCAGGTGGAGTGTCTCTCTCCAAAAGCTCCACGTCGatcttctcctctccttcttcatccCTCTCTTCTTTAActtcttcctttgttctttctttAAGCCACACCTGCTGAGGTAGATGCTGTTTGCTGTACTCTGGCTCATATTCTTCATTATTACTCATGTATTCTgtggaagagaaaatgaaaatgtgttgagTATTTTCAAACACCTCAATAATAAGGCATAAAATGGAATCAAAAAGAAGTAAATACAGATATGATCCATATTTTTGTGTAGCAGCTCATTATAATGcctatcaaattaaaaaaaaaaaatcccaaacttAAAATGCCTCACACACCCTCCAACACATGTCCAACCGGGGAACGCCCTCTTATGGTAAATGATGGTAGTTTCAGTTTTGGCTTGACATGAAAACCATATAGTACAGGTTTCTGTTTGTCAATCACAGTAGTGATTTTAGTGTGGGAGAATGTGTTGGTGGTGAAGTGTGTGGGAGTCCATGTATCATGTCATGCACTCGCTTTTTTCAGTAAAATGAGTTTCATTTGTTGAAACATTTTCTGGGTATAGCTGTCTAACCACAAGAATATGAAACATCTCTTCCTTTTTTGCCATCTTGTTCTCTTTTCAGAAACATCACTTGTGGCTGTTCCAGCTTTTCACTATTGTTGTTTGTCAGATAGTGCAAATATTTATTGTCCTGGTTACACTGAAGGTACAAATtgtaatttaagtgtaattcaAGAGATCACACAACTTTTTTTAAGATTTACTACAAATCACTTTTACTTCAAGTGGCTATATCTAAATTCTATCTTAAAGGCAGTTACTCCTTCACTATTCAGTTCAATATGAAAACCTGCTTCcacattattcattattattcttTGTCAGAGTTATAATTTGTTTAGTAGAATCTGTTTAAAGGGATAAACTGATCTAAATTATCCTCTGGGTTTATGCTTTCAAGTGCTCCTGGGTAGCTCTGACAACCAGTATCTGCAAGTTCGGCGCCTACTTGATTGCAGTTACGATCAATGCAAACAATGAGCAAACCTGGACTTTGACATAAAGGAAGAAGAATGTTTTTAAGATACTTCAAGCTGATAAAACAATGCAATGATACCACTTTGGCATTAGTCATCAAGATGAATGGCGACGCTTTGGCGTATCCAGATGGAATGAATCATCAGACTTTGTGGTAACAGAGAAACATTCAGGATGATGAAGGTATGACTTACCATTGTACTAATAGCTAAAGACAGATGACTCACACAGGTACTTTGACCAGCCATTATTCCAATTTGATTTCTCCACTTTCCTTAACCTGAGTTGCTTATCTCGCGTGTTTGGTCTGTGTCATGTGAGCATTCCTAGCATGAAACCAGCTATGAATGAAATAATGTCTTCATTTATGTTGAAGGAAAAGAATTTTGCTTTGGATCTTCTTATGCAGACTTTGTGTTATGTTTCTAGCCACAGCACAGATCGAAAGCTGTCATTTTATCAtatcatgaaataaaatattgcacaggttttgtgtgtcactgtgctGCCTCAACATCAAAACAGCTGATAATCAGCTGTCTTTCACTCCTTGTCTGTAGCTTCAGCAGCATTAATGCAAGGTCACATGATAATACAGTCCACTAAACATGATGGTTGTTTTGACTGTACATAAAAAGCAAATCTGTTTGTGAATAAATTCttttatgcaaaaaaacaacCAAGGTACTGTAATTTCAACAACTTCTGTCACATTATAAACAACCACTAAGGTTTGCATACTCTGTTCCTTCTTGTGGCTCCAGATATTTGTTAATcttgtttacttttatttctataaagtCCGTGAACATTCTCGCTACATCTAGAAAAAGTTTCTGCTCCTGTGGCACTCACTGTGTTTGATGTCATCCTGCTGGCTGCAGAGCCTCTGGGCGAACTCCTGGCTGTACCAGACCAGCAGCTCCTGTCTGGGCTCCACTGGCCGGATGGTGTAGAAGTAGATGTCCCGGCCATTCTGACATGCTACCAAGTTCTGTTCGGCCTGAGAGTGGGCTGGATTGACATAACGCATCCAGTTGCTCATGTGAATGTCATAGCCATCGATGAAGTTTTGAAGGTGCCCGCCACTGTAAATCTACAAGAGAAGATGGGAGAAAATGGAATTTAAACATGTTCACATATAGGATAGTTGAATAAGACAACCAGCTGTCACATGATGAGTCAGctgttaaattaattaaattgtcTTAATTGTCTAATTTGACCACTGCAATGGCCACATACACAATTAATGACATCTGATAGAATTAGCCCtacaatttgaaataaaaatctgtgcTATGAAGCTGACTGACTTGCTgattaaaatacacataaaatgataaatatttctgtaatCAATCAAACTTATCAAAAAAGTCAGAATAATCACCTCTGCCATGTACAGTTAAATATCCTGTATCCTCTTAAGTTGTTCCTGTGGTCTGCGTCCTAGAGCTGTGCTCTTTGTGTTCTGAGAGTTAAACTGTGTGTTGTGCATGAGCGTCACTGTATTTGAGGTGTGAGGCATGAAGGCGGAGCCACAGACCACAGTCGctccctctcactctccctcttttctctacttctcatttctctctttgtttctctttctctcttcctggtATTAAGCACACTTCTTAGTAACAAGTATACGtataattgaatttaattgatcacctttttcagaagaaaaatacatgttggcttgtaaaaacaaacaggatgaaagggaaCTGTAACTGTTGGCAGCCTGACAGACCTGGCAGGCAACCAAAAATGCACGCACACGCATGCATGCCATTGGCAGCACGTCCGCCCTTTATCCTGCACCTGTGTCATAGGGTTGATAACATCATCACTCCTGGGAAACATCAGACTTTCACTATTGCACCAGGGCAGGAACACCCCTTTGCACAGGTTTACAGGAAATAAAGCCGGAAGGAAAATACACAGGATGGCAGCAAAAAGTCCTTATGGGAATTGACTCAGCAGAATAGAAAATTTCCTAAGTGACACAAGCTACGTCtggatgagagaaaagaaagacaggacTTGGGGACTAAAAAGGGGCTGAGAGGCAAGGgctgtttgaatgtgtgtatgtgtattgaACAATAGTCCcttcctctgtgtgtgacaAATGTTGCACACTGTTGGTTCTGGATGCCGGTAAAGCTCTGATGACTGTGCGAGAGTGAATCAATTGTTACGTGCCATCAACGTTCACAACTTCCTCTAAAATTTTGACCAAAACCCCTGTAGGCCAGTGCAATCTGTGTGAAAGCATTTTTGTTTCCTTACTGACGTCTTGATGTGAAACTTCTGTATCCGAGCAATGAATATCTCTTCTTTTATAAATAACAGAGGAAAACAGATCCCCAGTTGCTCCTAGACTAATTCCAGTTTCTCACACGTATCACACTGACAtagtttacagtttttaatcctgtatattatatatgtatatatatatatatatatatattgtatagatatgtgcatgtgtatatttgtttctCTTACCCTCCAGAAGTATTTTCTGTTAGCATGTTTAGGGACATTGTCTTTGGTGTAGATGTCTCCTTGCAGGGGGCCAAAGCGAGTCCCCTGAGGAATGTATTCTTTGCTGAACACGCCTGTCACCTGGAAAATAGATCAAATACATCAT of the Mastacembelus armatus chromosome 11, fMasArm1.2, whole genome shotgun sequence genome contains:
- the prdm1b gene encoding PR domain zinc finger protein 1 isoform X1 yields the protein MAEIYSGGHLQNFIDGYDIHMSNWMRYVNPAHSQAEQNLVACQNGRDIYFYTIRPVEPRQELLVWYSQEFAQRLCSQQDDIKHKYMSNNEEYEPEYSKQHLPQQVWLKERTKEEVKEERDEEGEEKIDVELLERDTPPDTPDDQIMDFSKKVEKEKRDKNPEDQGTISSPHPEHREPSLGLNYPYLPDHHTALPSPHGNLPLHLHGLYGHRDGLVSSYPLYPQTRPLHPNYQLLPPYSPHYPRLLLPSYSPPFPGMLPSRGSLQYNSYVGPEGLPYPPNLLPVSLPYPPSPQGGLKELTPNMSPPRGTPATPELSPLLKPNSQHQCPEQALSACEEAMNLSLATTKSHIAPRNGPGHKSLPYPLKKQNGKIKYECNICSKTFGQLSNLKVHLRVHSGERPFQCNLCKKSFTQLAHLQKHHLVHTGEKPHECQVCHKRFSSTSNLKTHLRLHSGEKPYQCKLCSTKFTQYIHLKLHRRLHSSRDRPYRCELCTQAFFHQFSLRIHQHSRCLIKSNSPVKVHMKEMVEQFDASQEAETLTETALGPQVEEAVEHWLARTLDGEGKEDKKEASILLKTLTAAANAPLIPMAQSAGPAVPPQAYQERASVVHLHKRPTVKTEGQ
- the prdm1b gene encoding PR domain zinc finger protein 1 isoform X2; protein product: MKLDSTSDMSGWKEVDFALNCTYIVPDQVSDPSFSLPKAMTSIPRNLTFEYSSENEVTGVFSKEYIPQGTRFGPLQGDIYTKDNVPKHANRKYFWRIYSGGHLQNFIDGYDIHMSNWMRYVNPAHSQAEQNLVACQNGRDIYFYTIRPVEPRQELLVWYSQEFAQRLCSQQDDIKHKYMSNNEEYEPEYSKQHLPQQVWLKERTKEEVKEERDEEGEEKIDVELLERDTPPDTPDDQIMDFSKKVEKEKRDKNPEDQGTISSPHPEHREPSLGLNYPYLPDHHTALPSPHGNLPLHLHGLYGHRDGLVSSYPLYPQTRPLHPNYQLLPPYSPHYPRLLLPSYSPPFPGMLPSRGSLQYNSYVGPEGLPYPPNLLPVSLPYPPSPQGGLKELTPNMSPPRGTPATPELSPLLKPNSQHQCPEQALSACEEAMNLSLATTKSHIAPRNGPGHKSLPYPLKKQNGKIKYECNICSKTFGQLSNLKVHLRVHSGERPFQCNLCKKSFTQLAHLQKHHLVHTGEKPHECQVCHKRFSSTSNLKTHLRLHSGEKPYQCKLCSTKFTQYIHLKLHRRLHSSRDRPYRCELCTQAFFHQFSLRIHQHSRCLIKSNSPVKVHMKEMVEQFDASQEAETLTETALGPQVEEAVEHWLARTLDGEGKEDKKEASILLKTLTAAANAPLIPMAQSAGPAVPPQAYQERASVVHLHKRPTVKTEGQ